The genomic region caaataagagggaattccagaaaggacaTCTCATACCCTACCAGAGGGTGCTAGAAGTTtgctggggtaaaatctggtgaccggtTCTCTGTACTGACTGCTGTGTATTCCAGATGGAGCCTGTGTGATGCTGTGAGTTTACGCCTGGCTGAGGGTCTACTGTCCCGCACTCACATGTTGCTTTGTGTATGGGACCGCGGTTCTGGGATCAGTCCGCGACTTCCAGCATTATAGAtcactaaaagaacagagtgTGGTCCAGCATCAATGTGACCCAGACTAAATACGACAGATGATTAGGAGACGCCTGCTCCTGATCATTGGCTTGTGTAATTACTCCTGGTGACGTGCTGCCCCTATTCAATACAACATAAAAGAAGAGGAATAATGGCTGTAGTGATTACTCTCCTATATACATTGTATTGTAATAAGGCAAGCTGAGCCGCTACTGTCCTGCCTGATCACCAGTCTGTGTAATAAGACCCGTAGTCTAGTGAACAGGAGGGGCAACTTAAAATACAGATGGACTCTGCAGTGTCTTGTATACTTGGGTTACATTTGTCCTCCAGTCACCTCTAGTATAACCTCACACGGCTGTCTTGCTACATATTCCTGTATCGTCTGTGTCTTCATTAGAAGTTTGATCATCTATTGCCTTGCTAATCAATATAATATACTAGGCCATGATTTGTTAAGTGTAAAATAGTTATTGTTGTTGTTTGTCTTTTAGTGTgttctgtataatcacaatccaGTTTCTTGCTTGTTTCAGGTCACCGTCCGAGATGCCATCAACCAGGCTTTGGATGAAGAGATAGAAAGAGATGAGCGAGTGTTTCTGTTGGGGGAGGAGGTGGCTCAGTACGATGGAGCATACAAGGTGCACAAAGCTTATATGCGTCCCACTAGTGTTACTACatcgctttaaagggaacctgtcagggcaatttgggacactacgAACCTGTAGTTCGTTTAGGGTCTAAAGATGACCGGATATGTCCTGTTTAATATCACTGTCCTCTTTTACACACTATGAAGACTTTtaggtaatgtccccacacattaTATGTGCTTGTTTGTGATTTGTAGGTGGAAACTTCACTGCttactgtagtatctgcaaagcgctgtgctcagcaatttccatcagctccatagagatttatggaacagaacggtcatgcgcctGTTCTATTAGTCTGAGGAgggacgaggggtccgacaggcccctcttttttttttttttttgtgatctgtgggggttctcatcactgagacccccactgctcAGCAACTTGGGCCCTATCCCTTGGTTATGAACTATCTtgcgtttgtgggaaaacccctttaaggctgtcgTACTGAATATGGTTCCTTTAACACAAATTcccattggtaaaaaaaaaaaaactatagatcTGAACTGTTTCTATTGCCTTTATGTCATTCTTTCAATAAATTGAATGTAAAATATGGAGATATCTATGTGCGAGGAGAATCTCTGAAGCAGCTGCCACAGCCATTTGTTGGCAGTTTCTTTGATGACATACAGTGTGTTTCTGTCCAGTGATGTGACAATTTCTTTCAATCTTTCAGGTCAGCAGAGGTCTTTGGAAAAAGTATggtgataaaaggattatggacACCCCAATATCTGAGGTAGGAGACCTTTACAACTTTGCACATAGAAATCCCCAAAATGACCTGTGTTTTGCAATGTTGTTCATTAGCTTCAACAAAGAACACGTTAAAATGAGATGGATATGGGAGGGGCTGACACTTGCTCCTCCTACTTAGCCTCTACGTTTGTTCCTCTTGGAGACACGAGGCGGTGGTATGGTAACATTGGGGATGGAGGTACGAGGAGAAGCAGGTATCTGTTACAGATAAAGAAAAGGCTGGACACTAGGAGTAAAGGAGAAATTCGTTTTGTAAAGCCGCCGGCATGGGTGAGATGTATGGAGGACGAGAAGCCCGTGATAGACATGCATGGGTTAATCTTTGAGACAATCAAATTACAACCTCCTAGTTTCGGCAAAACTGTGAATGGTGCATTATATCAGTTGTTAAAACGGAACTCCTGCATGATGCTTTATATCTGGACATGTAATTCCCTCATTCTATCACCACGTTTTGGAAAAAATCGAAAAttgtctttttaatttttaaaattttattattcTCCATACAACGAGTGAGGAAAAAGCTTaggattaaaagaaatctaccatcaaaatccaacacctactcaggcactgtgactgtgctcatcttcttataattgttatccatgggctccttccttctaaaatcaacttatacaaTTCTGCTTATGAGCCTGTGAAGTGCAGTACAGATCTCTTCtgatttattagcataattgtaaaagttgattttagaaggaaggagtccctggtttatcatggtggattttgatggtagatttcctttagttcCTGTCGATCACTCCATGTTCTCATAGGCTCTGGGTTCTCTTCTGTTTAATGTCTTTATGTCTGATTAGATGCGTTAATATATATTTGTTCTATTCTCTCCCCATTCTAGATGGGATTTGCTGGGATTGCTGTTGGTGCTGCAATGGTGAGCGGCTAAGTCTTGTATGTGTAGAAGTTTTGCTAATGAACAATCAAATAAAATTtccaacaaatatatatatatattttctttatttctggACAGGCCGGGCTGAGGCCAATCTGCGAGTTCATGACTTTCAATTTCTCCATGCAAGCCATCGATCAAGTCATTAACTCTGCTGCTAAAACATATTACATGTCAGCCGGCCTCGTGCCAGTCCCAATTGTATTCCGGGGGCCGAATGGTGCATCAGCTGGGGTGGCTGCCCAGCACTCCCAGTGCTTCGCTGCCTGGTACGGGCACTGCCCAGGACTGAAGGTGGTGAGTCCCTGGAATGCTGAAGATGCTAAAGGTCTTATGAAAGCTGCTATCCGAGATGATAACCCAGGTAGGTGGGCCGAGGGAACTATAACAGTCTGCTTTTAGCTCTCAGGGGGGGGTCTCCTCCATGCTCATCTGTCATGGTTTTTATTTACAGTGGTGGTCCTGGAGAATGAGCTGATGTATGGTGTCCCCTTTGAGCTGTCAGAAGAAGCCCAATCCAAAGACTTTGTCATTCCCATCGGAAAGGCAAAGATAGAGCGACAAGGTGAGGGGTAATAATGGCATAACTATAGAATATGTGAGCTGGGAGGCAATCCCACCCTTGGAACCCATAACTACCACCTATGGGATTGTTCGTCTCCTATAGAAATGGATGGAAAGTGCCATCTTGCACCTTTATCCAGTTGGATCTAGTGGCAGGACTCTGTTGTAGATTTTCCATTAATCACTTTTTACTTTCAGGCTTCGGTTATGCCAACACACACAAATGTTTGTTACCCTTTATTAAGACACTTGCAGGCGTCAGACTGGATatcatatgtataatgtataacaccactttttttttccttcccatAACAGGCAGTCAGATCACTCTGGTTTCCCATTCCCGGTCTGTGGGTCATTGTATAGAGGCCGCCAGTGTGCTGGCTAAAGAAGGAATTGACTGTGAGGTAAATAGATTACATATTACAATTGGCCATATGATATTGTACACCTTATATCCTACAATTTTATTATCATTGCATTTTGGACATATTTAAGCCTGGTCCTCCCCACCTCTATATAGAAACTGGTATCAATCAGTGGCAAAAACTTTCAGTACGTGTCTGTTCATACAAAGTGTACATCGGCCAGACCTCCTGACTTGCACCTCTTACAAATAGCTCAATGTATGGCTCTGTAGTGGAATTTGTTTCCCAAAATTACAGCAGTGTGGCAGAGATGTAAAGGACATTAGATTGACCTCTACCTGGTAAATTTAAGACCTATGGATATTTTGGCTTTTACACATAATATTGGCTAAAGAGGTGTGAATAGAATCTGAAATTGCTATTGGAGGCGGAATAACAAATGTACAACCCTATTACGGTCCTCTGAATGTTTTCTTATAGGTCATTAATTTGCGTACAATCCGGCCAATGGACATTGAAACAATAGAAGCCAGTGTTGTGAAGACAAACCATCTAGTGACTGTAGAAGGAGGGTGGCCGCAATTCGGAGTAGGAGCTGAAATCTGCGCTAAGATCATGGAAGGTAAATTtgttgctctataatatgctccctgcagattgtacatagtgtcctatctgctcacctcatcctgctctataacatgctgcctgcagatgggacactatgtacaatctgctcacctcatcctgctctataacatgctccctgcagataggacactatgtacaatctgctcatctccttctgctatataacatgctgcctgcagataggacattatttacaatctgctcagctccatcttttttcttttttttttatggctggaTCCCTTTGTAGGGCTGTCCAGCATTAGGAAGAAGGTTTCCACCTAATACATAAATACAAAATCAGTGTTTAATTGAATCtagcggttttttttttttgtcttttccagGACCTGCTTTCAATTACCTGGATTCCCCTGTGTTCCGTGTGACTGGCGCGGACGTTCCCATGCCTTATGCCAAGATATTAGAAGATAACTGCACACCACAAGTCAAGGACATTATATTTGCAGTTAAAAAGACCCTCAATGTTATCTAAGTATCCGAGTAGCTTTCATTTCAGAGGTAACATGTCATCTTAAGCCATCAGTATCCCACATCTTCTGGAtagcccttgtttttttttaatgtgctcttCTGTTTATTATTGGGGAAACTGACTTAGGACAAACCACGGGGGGCAATCTGTAGCAGATGAGGTCTCCTGAGCACATGCAGTCACTTTATGACACTCCACCCAGTCCATCTGTCACATACTGGAGACATGTTACAAGGCAGACAATATTTATTAGAAATAACGTGTATGTCTGTATAAACTCCTCAGCAGTCCACACATAAGACGTGACTTTGTATATTAATAAAATCTGGACTTTATTTGTTTCAGGGGGTTCTGTTTTTGTTTCTCCAATTTTTTTAACTTCCTTAGAATATGAGGTGACGGAGGTTATAGCATTTTCATTCTTAGGGGGCTATGAATTTCACACCTGGGGCAAGTTTACATGTCATGGTTGGattgaaaaaaattgcagcttgaGTGTTTACATTTGCAATCAACATGTCTAGGTGAGATTTCGGGGCAGGGTTCTGTAGTAATACTTACATATGACTATGTCACCCTAAACACTTGAGTGATGGGATATTGGGGTTTCTATAGTTGATGTGTACAGTAGAAATACAGGTGCATGCATTGCCCATAGGCAATACATATGCGTTTGTATGCGACCGGCAATAAGCGcgcggtgtcttgcatttacatAATACAAGACATCCGGCGCTGATTGCGGGCGTTTGCAGACAAACGCATATGTACTCTTCTGCGGGCTGCTTCAGTGCGTTTTGATTAGTTACAAAACTGAATCGTGTGGCACCACCCTTAGGCTGCGGTCAGTATTTGCAAGCTAAAACCAGGAACACTATCTttccattataatttttttttttgtgtaggtTCTGTTAGATTTTTGGCTTTCAGATGCTGGTGCTAAATACTGACCCTATGAAAGTGGCCTTAAAATGTTACAATTTTTGATCAGTGGGCATGTGACAGATGGGTTTGGTTCTCTAATAAAGGAATGACATGTACTGTAGGTCATATTTCCTGCTTGTGGCTGTCagacaacctgatggatttggaaaaaccgcggaatttaaaaaaagaatttgtgtcgcaagatcagcacttacatgcaccgggacaaagaaggtgaactccggcggacatcgtcgcagcagtgacacctgttgGATATCGGTcttatgaccttagtgaatcccggcagacccgaatcctcgttggtgagcgtgccgctggatcgcgactggaccaggtaagtaagtgtgccccattgtgtccagtaATCAGCGAGGTGTCCCTTCTATCTATCACACAAGCTACAGGTTCCCAAACCCTGCTCCAGTCCAAAAGTTGCATATCCTCTCCAGGTGTTAACACCTTATTGCTTAAATAAAACCACATTGATTGAGCTGTCTAAGCCCCTATAATAAATCTAATGGACCCAAGGCATCAAGATGTCTGCCTGCCTCATCATAGATCTGCCCCAACATCCATGGTCAAAAGCAGGTGGAATAAATAAATTACCGTGATGGAGATAccccagcgctgtgctcagcaaacTATGACACTCCTATAGTGTTTAATGAAATGGCACAACACATGCTCGTCCAACCACTGCATTCATTAGTGAGAACTGAATCTATGATAAATAGGGTCCAAGTCCCAGATCAGATTATGCCCCAGAGGATGCTAAAACTTAGGCCACCCCTTTTTAGTTATATTATGACCTAAAGCTGATCATTGTGCCTCATCCCCCACAAATTGAGGGAAAACCTGATTGTAATGTAAAATCGAAAATTTCAAAAAAGTCACACGAGGCCAGAAGTTGgattcattatttttaataaaaatatgactGAATATACATTGTATTACTGAGCCGATAATCATACACAAGATCCCTCAGAAATTGGatttaaagtgcaaaaaaaagaaatgagCTTCTTCTGAGTGTCCAGCTGTACCCTCCATAGTGACAGGACCTCCTCTGCCCGCTATCATGGGGTCTGGTAATCTATAGTGATCAATGTAAACACATCTGACTGTTCTAaaggggaatacagaaccctggGGGCCATCGTGGAATGTTGTCCTCTAGGTTTTCATTATTGTGCTAATTATAGAGAAATCTCACTTTTCACCAAATCAGTATTTGACTGAAACAACTTGTTTTTTTATTACCAGTACAAGTGAACTCCAAGAGAAGTTGGGGGatctctgtaactaggggttatgTCCTTCTATACCTCAAATATTATCTCCCTATTATTTGCCCAAAGGAAAATTATAGGGAGAAGAAATGATAGGGCATGTTGGCTTTGAACATGACCAATCCTTTTTACTTTGAGCAGTGTATTCTAATATATCTTTTGACAACACACGGATTTTGGATGTATTACAGAAGTGTATACAGCAGGATATGCCATAaaatgtgtatgatgtaagaCCTGCACCACCTGCCACCAGattaggtgccccccccccccccttccaattTCCCTGGGAAAGTGGCCACTATCTGTGGCTCTGTACATTCCCTTTTATGAGAGCCCTAGAGCTTTTGTTACCAGGTAAGACAGAAATCAGATCCTAAAACTGTCAGAAATATATGGAATATCCTATGAATATGACACATATACAATGTGTATATTCCACTTACAGTATATTCCAGTTACTTGTATGTAATAGATGGATCTGCTgtgcaggatgaaggattgtaactgAAGCACACTGACACATATGATCTGCTCGTTTAGCTTCTTATGTACAAGTtcaacttatgcaaatgagcctgaggggctccagactccatgggtgttaatggagattggagccccttgggctcatttgcataatgttacagctttttttttttttctcattaaaaacaaggacaaaagaagctaaaagaatggatcccaccagagggggcacacaccagtatgtcagtgtacatggtttacaatccttcatcctggtgatagacgTGATTTAATGGCTTCTTCATGGATGGAGGGAAGTATCAACCACAGACACCTTCATTGTACAGGTAAAATATCAGCCACTAGGGGACTGGTTCCCTCTACCCTCCCTAAGGGTTAATGATCCACAAGGCATGAGGTGTTTCTGGACACAGTGACTATACCCTGGAGCGGTTCTATCAGGGGCCTCCTCTATTTTCCTTCTCCCAATCTCTTAAAACATGAGGCTTTCTTAATGAAATCCAGttataaaatgataaaacaagTGACTAGAGGACAGGCCGGGTCATACACATCCGCGCTCAGCTGATccggggggcgctgtggtcattgGTCACGGCTTTCTTCAGCCCTCCTTTCTTGAAGCCCTTGATGGAGTTGAGTAAGGCTCCGCGGTCCGTACCATTGACAGGGGGCGGCGCAGTTGGCACGTCTTTGCTTGGAGGAGAAAGTGGCGCAACTGGTGGAGGGGGAGGCggcggagggggaggaggaggggcgacTGGGATCGGAAAGGTTGTTGTCCCTtagaagaaaaacaaacaaaaaaacattgaaattACTTCACCCTAGCACAGCTGTGGTAATAGAGGAATATTAGATGGACATGGATGAGgcggaacttttttttttccctttttggtgcctatttttaaacaaacaaaatatgTATTGAGTATTactttcagggtgcggtcacacgtcgcgtttaacgcattgcaacagctgaatatttttcctaattaaacagctgtttacGCATatgtttgttaacacatgcgttaacagctgtttaatttggcAAATCGTCtgttcagctgttgcaatgcggttTTTAAACGCacgtgacgtgtgaccgcacccaaagggtttgtccacttacacaaaccatatcaattatttgcagaaagtaaaagttaaacaattttgcaatatactttctgtatctattccccacagttttctagatctctgcttgctttcctgctatagaaagtttcttccagtggatagaaatcgtgtccatggtcacacaggtgcccggctcgttagtatcacagagagtaataggagctgcgtgatataacgagccgtgcacctgtgtgaccatggacacgatttctgtccactggaagtaaacctagaagctttctatagatggacagcaagcagagatctagaaaactgaggaattgatacagaaagtatgttgcaATTGTTTATCTTTTACTTACacaaacaattatttgctgaaagtggacaacccctttaagtccactaCATGGTGCACCTTGTCCATGTGCTGTCACCTCTGAGCCGCTGTGGTATTTTTACACCCCTCCTGGGGCCCATACAATAAGGATATACAGATTAACTAGCTGGTGGCCAAGCTAGTGAATCCTTCTCGCCTTCCTATACAAATGCATACCGTTTTCGGCAGCACATCTCGGGCTACCTCATTATAATGAGCGCCAACTCGTTAGTATAATATCAAAAGTcacagtccctggtttatcatgatggattgtgatggaagATTTCCATTAAAGAAACTTTGCATTAATCAATAGACCGGTTTGAGTATACGAGGTGCGCTCCACTGTGTGCACTGTTTGTGGCTTGTGTGTCATCGGCATGTAAGAGTCACTACTATACCAATGTGACTGGGCGAGCTGCAAACATGGGCAGAAATAGGACCGGCGGCTCGGGAGGTTGCCACACAGCAAGAAAAGGGGAATGTTCAATATAAAGCGGCCACTCAGTGTCATCATAAGGATCATATACAGAAACTAGTACATCTGTGCCTATGAATCTGAAGATGGATTCAGCAGATTTCAGAGTATATTTCTGGAAGTGGGAGGAGGAAAAGAGCCGGATAAGTGGTGAAAGAAGCATTTTTCTCTGCTAAGTTATATCACATTAACCTTCACATATTCATAGACCAGACCCTAAAGATCACATCTGACACTTCTCCAGTAGAATTGAAGATCCATGACAGAAGGTGCATGCAGATACTTGGCCACTCTTTTTTGTGGCTCTTTAAGACAGACCACCTGGAAACAAGCGAAAACACAGCGCCCCCTCTTGTCGAAAGGCTGTGTTTGAAATTGCAGCACAGTCCTACACGCTTGAATGCTATAAATGTAACCTATTTTAAATCTCTACTCTCATATCCTTAAAACCTGTGACAGTGCAGACAACATGGCACCACACTAAAATGCTGAACTTGGTGTAATAAGCctgtactgctggtatatacctCTCCCCCTAATCTATGATTTACTATCCCATAACCATGTGCAGATGTATAATGCTGGTCTTGAAATACAAATACTAAATGCTAGGTGTAATAAGATTAACAATAAGGAATAGATATTGGAAGATTGTATAAGGAGTATTCATTCCCACgaagaaaagattcttaaatatactcaggataacaaaataacactttctctaattcactgttattaacaaaaatacagcattgaaCAGATATATttccagcctgtctctatcagtcctggtgtttacaatttcggATACACCTAGGATACGACTGTAAAtctcctgactatggtcagattattctcatgaatagcctctcctgtctgcacactgcagtgctctctgcctcctgtccctcccccctgcattaccagAACAGCTCAGACACCGGCACTTcctgcagcagtgtgcagagacttaggccccttccacactagcgagtgtgatgcgatgaactcgcatcacactcgcaacgcaagctgccgggaacgcacggcccgaacgctgcaccgcgggagtgaactcagcatgtcagttcactcccgcggtgcagggttcgggccgtgcgttcccggcagcttgcgttgcgagtgtgatgcgagttcatcgcatcacactcgctagtgtggaaggggccttactctacaagctacagaggatataaggtctttatccagggaggaaggcatatagcagagctgactgtgtgtgtgttataggtgagttagcagagctgagagtgcatTGTGTTTTTTATCCATCTtatgaatctcatcatctctgatctgtcagcagctaaataaaagtgtagataaacctatacccttataatctaagaaGTGTCTGGTatgagagtccccgctcacactctgaaatattacactgatcatcacagagtgataggagctaaaacagcaataaatctgagtaacattaaaaattatctttattgtgtaaacatcagtagGGGGTTATGATTTGAGAACTTTgtttcataggcaaacccctttaagatctctgcttgctgtcacagtCATGTGATGCTTACACAGATACAACTTTCTGTATCAGACTATGCATCACTTTCTACATCAAGAAAAACTTTATCTTATGAATTGTCAATATGCCGAGTTCAGTTCTAGGTTTGATCCAATAAATCCATGATTTATGAACCAACCACAGTCAGTTGCGCCTTAGACTGACCCTCATGGGAACTGGGGAATTTGCCCCCTGGTGCTCCTCCATATAAAGGGCTTACACAATCACCCAATGGAAAATACCTATAACTTTACTACTACAAACCATTGAGCCACGTGTATCATCCCATGGGTAGGATGTCCTCTACTGGTAACCAACCCAAATTGCCCCTGAACTACAGCAAATAGTCATTCTAGACCCTAATCCGGCCCCAGCAATGCGGGTGCAAGCCCCTTCCCTCCTGTATTGGAGGAGTTTCAATTGAGGAAGAGTCAAACAGTCGCCTCCATCAAATAACTGCATGCATACAAATACTTAGATACCCACTGTGTCAGCCTTAAGAAATCGGTGTAATACATGGACAGCCTACATACATCAACCTGAATACCCATGAATCACTGTAAAATGCTGCAGGAGATTTGGCTGTATTGAAgacacctttaaagggaacccatcagttAAACTAACCCCCACTAACTAAACTGCTATTATATggtagtacaactatccctatattgttccgcCCCATgtctgtaaagttccacagtccgttCATAAAGTTTTCACACCATCTATTCATATCCAAGTTCTTCCAGCTCAGCCCTGCCTCTCTGATTGACTGGGGCCTGCTTTGTCTTAACCTGAGCCAACTCGGCCCTGCTACATCATTCGTTCCTAAGGAATGAGAGACACACTGGTTGTCtcactcgctgaagagaattccttaaAGAGGGGGAATGAAGAACTTTATTTCTCTTCAGCGAGTAAGCACCTCGCCAATTCCTCCCTCCCTTAGGaactctcttcagcaagtcacacagaaACTGCATGGTTAAGCTGAGTCCATCATATTCATGTCCTTCCTGCTCAATGGAAAGATGATGATGAGACGCACCATAGATGGTGAGACAACTTTACGATCACACTGTGGAACTTCAAATGTATGGGGagaaacaatatagggatagttgtgtaATAGAAGTAATCAAAGatctgtttagttagtgtgggttaatttaactgacaggttccctttaagtggcttACATGTAGCAGACCCCTTTtaaggaaaaatttaaaaagctcACATTTTCTAATTATACTAAAAATCTAAGTACCTCTTCCCCTTGTTCATGGGTGAAATGTAAATGGGAAACCGGGTAAAATTGGTGAAACCAAAATTCTGTaggaatttaaaataaaaaaatggggtGACAGGGCGTTACTCAGCACTGCCCTCATGTGGTCACAACTGGTACTTATTTGCGTTTTTTAAGTGAAATGAAGCATTTTGCTTACTTTACCGATAATTCACGTTCAAAATGATGCATGCTCTACAGTGAAGACAGCAGAGGGGAGAAAAGAGGACAGCGGTCATTATTCACATATTAGAGACAAAACACATAGACAGTATTATTGTCACACTGCTGGGGGCCAGTCCCATTTGGGGACAAGTGGGCCTATTCTAATATATGGACAATGTTCTATAACAAATCTGCCGCATGTGAATACATCCTTATATCCATAACAAGGGGCTTTCCTATAACCCTTTATCCCTCTCTCACATCCTTTCTCATCTATACCCCGTATGGGGTGGAAGAATACactaaatatacagtatagaccccccccccccttcaagaaAGTGCAGCTTCTCCTTCCAGACTGTGCCCTCAGGGAGGCAGCATGGGCCGAGGTTACAGAATGGCTGCTCCGCTGCCACTTATTAG from Engystomops pustulosus chromosome 10, aEngPut4.maternal, whole genome shotgun sequence harbors:
- the PDHB gene encoding pyruvate dehydrogenase E1 component subunit beta, mitochondrial, whose amino-acid sequence is MAALRRLICAGKNQVSAILRRELHKSAPAALQVTVRDAINQALDEEIERDERVFLLGEEVAQYDGAYKVSRGLWKKYGDKRIMDTPISEMGFAGIAVGAAMAGLRPICEFMTFNFSMQAIDQVINSAAKTYYMSAGLVPVPIVFRGPNGASAGVAAQHSQCFAAWYGHCPGLKVVSPWNAEDAKGLMKAAIRDDNPVVVLENELMYGVPFELSEEAQSKDFVIPIGKAKIERQGSQITLVSHSRSVGHCIEAASVLAKEGIDCEVINLRTIRPMDIETIEASVVKTNHLVTVEGGWPQFGVGAEICAKIMEGPAFNYLDSPVFRVTGADVPMPYAKILEDNCTPQVKDIIFAVKKTLNVI